Proteins encoded by one window of Lycium barbarum isolate Lr01 chromosome 11, ASM1917538v2, whole genome shotgun sequence:
- the LOC132618427 gene encoding photosystem I reaction center subunit V, chloroplastic: protein MASTLFSTPTFQGLRPLNKPTDSSLFLHKPTTFKPITKKTTNLGVKAELNPSIVISLSTGLSLFLGRFVFFNFQRENVAKQGLPTQNGVSHFEAGDVRAKEYISLLKSNDPVGFNIVDVLAWGSIGHIVAYYILATSSNGYDPSFFG, encoded by the coding sequence ATGGCTTCAACTCTCTTCTCTACACCAACTTTCCAAGGTCTTAGACCTCTCAACAAACCCACAGACTCATCTCTTTTCCTTCACAAGCCCACAACCTTCAAGCCCATCACCAAGAAAACCACAAATCTTGGTGTAAAAGCTGAACTCAACCCATCAATTGTCATCAGTTTAAGCACTGGGCTTTCACTTTTTCTTGGAAGGTTTGTTTTCTTTAATTTCCAAAGAGAAAACGTGGCCAAACAAGGGTTGCCAACACAAAATGGAGTTTCACATTTTGAGGCTGGAGATGTTAGAGCTAAAGAATATATAAGTTTGCTTAAGTCTAATGATCCAGTTGGGTTTAATATTGTTGATGTTCTTGCATGGGGATCTATTGGTCATATTGTAGCTTATTATATCCTTGCTACTTCTAGCAATGGTTATGATCCTAGTTTCTTTGGTTAA
- the LOC132617966 gene encoding uncharacterized WD repeat-containing protein C2A9.03-like, which produces MSHQQGDDADYVADEYETEELDDSDDSDGRDWDSSDSDVDDYMNNSMLDISAADVRRGKDIQGIPWGRFNIVTREKYKQIRLEEYKNYENFPQFGEISEKECKTTKKEGSYYDFRRNSRSVKSTIQHFQLRNLVWATSKHDVYLISHFSVIHWSSLTSTRTEVLNVSGHVAPREKHPGSLLEGFTHTQVSTLAVKDKLLVAGGFHGELICKYLDKPGVCFCSRTTCDGNAITNAIEIYNTASGALHFIASNNDSGVRDFDLENFELSKHFRFPWPVNHTSLSPDGKLLIIVGDNTKGILVDSTDGKAVAPLCGHVDYSFASAWHPDGLTFATGNQDKTCRIWDIRNLSKSVTALKGNLGAIRSIHYTSDGRYMAMAEAAYLVHVFDVKSGYEVEQEIDFFGEVSGVSFSPDTESLFIGVWDRTFGSLLEFGRRHNYSYLDTII; this is translated from the exons ATGTCCCATCAACAAGGAGATGATGCTGATTACGTAGCAGATGAATATGAAACAGAAGAACTAGATGATAGTGATGATTCAGATGGCAGAGACTGGGATAGCTCTGATTCCGATGTAGATGACTACATG AATAATAGCATGCTAGATATTTCGGCTGCTGACGTGAGGAGAGGCAAGGACATTCAAGGGATTCCCTGGGGAAGGTTTAACATAGTGACCAGGGAGAAGTATAAGCAAATAAGACTAGAGGAGTATAAGAACTACGAAAATTTTCCTCAATTTGGTGAGATATCAGAGAAG GAGTGCAAAACCACAAAGAAAGAGGGTTCATACTATGACTTCAGACGTAATTCAAGATCTGTTAAATCAACGATTCAACACTTCCAG CTGAGGAATTTGGTCTGGGCAACTTCTAAGCATGATGTGTACCTTATATCACATTTTTCTGTCATTCATTGGTCATCATTGACCTCCACGAGAACTGAAGTTCTGAACGTATCAGGTCATGTAGCGCCGCGCGAG AAACATCCTGGAAGCCTTTTAGAGGGATTTACACATACCCAAGTAAGCACCCTTGCTGTGAAAGATAAGTTGCTTGTTGCTGGTGGATTTCATGGAGAACTTATCTGCAAG TATTTGGATAAGCCTGGAGTTTGTTTTTGTTCGCGGACAACATGTGATGGTAATGCCATTACCAATGCCATTGAGATTTACAACACTGCCAG TGGTGCACTTCATTTTATAGCTTCAAATAATGATTCTGGAGTTAGAGATTTCGATCTGGAGAACTTTGAACTGTCCAAGCATTTCCGTTTTCCCTGGCCAGTGAAT CATACGTCACTCAGTCCCGATGGTAAGCTTCTCATAATAGTTGGGGACAATACTAAAGGTATATTGGTTGACTCCACGGATGGAAAG GCTGTTGCTCCTTTGTGTGGACATGTGGACTACTCATTTGCATCGGCATGGCATCCTGATGGCTTAACATTTGCAACTGGGAACCAGGATAAAACGTGCAGAATATGGGATATTCGGAACTTGTCCAAGTCTGTCACTGCTTTGAAGGGTAACCTTGGAGCTATTCGGTCAATCCACTACACTTCTGATGGCAGATACATGGCTATGGCAGAGGCTGCATATTTGGTTCATGTTTTTGATGTAAAAAGTGGGTATGAGGTGGAGCAAGAAATTGATTTCTTCGGTGAGGTATCAGGAGTGTCTTTTAGTCCCGATACAGAGTCCCTTTTCATTGGGGTGTGGGATCGTACATTTGGCAGCCTCCTCGAGTTTGGACGACGCCACAACTATTCATACCTTGATACAATAATATGA